The Paenibacillus thermoaerophilus DNA window CGTCGGCATGGCCGCGATACGTGCGCGTCGGCGCGAACTCGCCGAGCTTGTGTCCGACCATGTCCTCCGTGACGTATACCGGCACGTGCTTGCGGCCGTCGTATACGCCGAACGTATGACCGACAAACTGCGGGAAAATCGTGGAACGGCGAGACCAGGTTTTGATCACCGCTTTTTTGCCGCCGTTGTTCATGGCTTCCACTTTTTTGAGCAAGTAGTCATCCACAAACGGTCCTTTTTTCAGGCTGCGTCCCATAGTAAAAGCCTCCCTTCGCGAGAAGTTGTATCAATTGAACGGAACCGCCCGCGATTACTTCGTGCGGCCACGAATGATGTACTGGCTCGAAGCTTTGTTTTTCTTGCGGGTTTTGTAACCGAGCGTCGGTTTGCCCCAAGGCGACATCGGCGATTTGCGGCCGATCGGAGCGCGGCCTTCGCCACCGCCGTGCGGGTGGTCTACCGGGTTCATGACGACACCGCGGACTACCGGACGTTTGCCCATCCAACGGCTGCGGCCGGCTTTACCGATTTTCACGAGCTCGTGGTCTTCGTTGCCCACGGAACCGATCGTTGCGCGGCACACTTTCAGGATGCGGCGCATTTCGCCGGAGGACAGACGAACGACGACGTATTGATCTTCTTTACCCAGCAATTGAGCTTCCGTGCCGGCTGCGCGCACCAACTGGCCGCCTTTGCCCGGCTTCAGCTCGATGTTGTGGATAATCGTACCGACCGGGATGTTCTCCAGCGGGAGAGCGTTGCCGACTTTGATGTCCGCGTCCGGACCGGATACGACTTGATCCCCGACTTTCAGGCCTTTCGGCGCCAGGATGTAACGTTTCTCCCCATCCACGTAGTGGATCAGCGCGATGTTCGCCGTGCGGTTCGGATCGTACTCGATCGTAGCAACGCGACCGGGTATTCCGTCTTTGTTCCGTTTGAAGTCGATCAGGCGGTATTTGCGCTTGTGGCCGCCGCCGATATGACGAACAGTAATTTTGCCTTGGTTGTTGCGTCCCGCTTTTTTGCTGAGCGGCGCGAGAAGCGATTTCTCCGGTTTGGAGGCGGTGATTTCCTCAAACGTCGAAACCGTCATCTGGCGGCGGCCAGGGGACGTCGGCTTGAACTTTTTAACTGGCACGTGGATTCCCTCCTTGCTTCAAGAATGCGATGCTTATACGGACTCGAAGAATTCGAGCGCTTTGCTGTCTTCGGACAGTTGCACGATCGCTTTTTTCCACTCCGAAGTGTAACCGGAGTATTTGCCGTACCGTTTCGGTTTGCCCGGTACCCGCATCGTGTTGACTTTCGTGACTTTCACTTTGAAAATTTGCTCGATCGCGGATTTGATTTCGGTTTTGCTTGCGCGAAGATCGACCTCGAAGACGTACCGTTTAATATTCATCAGGTCGGTCGTCTGTTCGGTAATGACAGGGCGCTTGATAATATCGTAAGGGCTCTTCATTACGCGAACACCTCCTCTACTTTCGCGACCGCATCCTTCGTGATGATCAGTTTGTCGTGAGCGACAACGTCAAGGACGTTGATGCCGTCAGCGGCAACGACCTTCACGCCTTGCAGGTTGCGCGCGGACAAAGCCAGGTTCTCGTCATGCTCGAGAGCGACGACCAGAGCTTTACGCTCAACCTTCAGGTTTTTCAGGATGGTTGCGAACTCTTTCGTTTTGGCTTGAGCCAATTGAAGTTGGTCCAGAACGATAATGTTGCTGTCCGCCACTTTGGAAGACAGGGCGGATTTGATCGCCAGACGGCGCACTTTCTTCGGAAGCTTGAACGCATAGCTGCGCGGAGTCGGTCCGAATACGACACCGCCGCCTTTCCATTGCGGAGCGCGGATGGAGCCTTGACGCGCACGGCCCGTTCCTTTTTGTCTCCACGGTTTGCGGCCACCGCCGCGTACTTCCGAACGTCCTTTTACTTTGTGCGTGCCCGCACGCAGGGATGCTTGCTGCAGCAGCACGGCTTCATGCACGGCATGCGCGTGAGGCTGGATGCCGAACACGGAATCATCCAGTTCGATCTCGCCCACTTGCGCGCCGCTTACGTTATAGACAGCCACTTTAGGCATGGAATGTCCTCCTTTCCGTCCTTTATTGTTTTACGGTCAGTTTCACGCTGACGAAGCTGTTCTTCGGACCCGGAACGGAGCCTTTGACCAGAATAACGTTGCGTTCAGCGTCAACTTTAATGATTTCGAGCTTTTGGATCGTAACCGTGTCAACGCCCATGTGACCCGGCAGTTTTTTGCCTTTCGGCACGCGGTTTGCGTCGCGGTGAGTCGCGAGCGAACCCGAACCGCGGTGATATTTCGAACCGTGAGCCATCGGACCGCGGGACATGCCGTGGCGTTTGATGGAACCGGCAAAACCTTTACCTTTGGACGTACCCGTTACGTCAACCAGTTCGCCCTCAGCGAAAATATCGGCTTTAATCTCTTGGCCAACTTCGTATTCGCTCAGGTTTACGCCGCGAATCTCTTTAATGTAGCGCTTGGGAGTCGTACCAGCCTTCTTCGCATGGCCGATAGCAGGCTTTGTTGCGTTCTTTTCTTTTTGGTCTGCGAAACCGAGTTGAATTGCTTCGTATCCGTCGGTTTCCACGTCTTTCTTCTGCAGAACGACGCACGGACCCGCTTGGATGACCGTGACCGGCACGACATTGCCTTCAGCCGTGAACACTTGGGTCATACCCAGCTTTTTGCCCAAGATACCTTTCATGTTGACACCTCATTTCCCTTCCGCATTCATGCATGATTTCATTTCTTGGCGCGTGATTCCAGGCTTGTTCGCCGGCACACGGCCATTACAGCTTGATTTCGATATCTACGCCGGACGGCAAATCCAGACGCATCAGCGCATCGACGGTTTGCGGCGTCGGATTGATGATATCAATCAGGCGCTTGTGCGTACGCATTTCGAATTGCTCCCGGGAGTCTTTGTACTTGTGGACCGCACGCAGAATCGTAATGATCTGTTTTTCGGTCGGCAGCGGGATCGGACCGGATACGCTAGCGCCGGAACGTTTCGCCGTTTCAACAATTTTCTCCGCAGATTGATCCAAGACGCGGTGATCGTACGCCTTCAATCGAATGCGAATCTTTTGCTTTTTTGCCATAGTTTTCCCTCCTTCATTCGTCCAAATTGTATCGGACTCGCTCCACGGAAATCCCCCGACACCGCCCCCTATGGCAAAGGGGCCGGGTGTGTCGGCAACCTCCCGCATCATCGCTGTCACAGACCAACGTTCACTATTATATTAAAAACGCTGGGCAAAAGCAAGCGGATATTTCGGTTTCGGGGAAGACGGGCCGTTCTTGCCCCCGGTTGAAGCTGTTTCTACATATATAAGGATACTTTTCTTCAAACATAAAACAAACCGCACCCGAAGGTGCGGTTTGCGAATCTGCCGTCAGGCAAATTATTTCGTGATCGTAGCAACGGCGCCAGCGCCAACCGTACGGCCGCCTTCGCGGATCGCGAAGCGAGTGCCCTCTTCGATAGCGATCGGCGAGATCAGCTCAACGGATACCGTAACGTTGTCGCCCGGCATAACCATCTCGGTGCCTTCCGGCAGCGTGATGATGCCCGTAACGTCGGTCGTCCGGAAGTAGAACTGCGGACGGTAGCCGGAGAAGAAAGGCTTATGACGACCGCCCTCTTCTTTGGTCAGGACATAGATTTGCGACGTGAAGTTCGTGTGCGGTTTAACGGAACCGACTTTCGCCAGAACTTGTCCGCGCTCGATGTCTTTGCGGTCTACGCCACGGAGCAGCGCGCCGATGTTGTCGCCCGCTTGAGCGGAGTCAAGCAGTTTGCGGAACATTTCAACGCCCGTAACAACCGTTTTGCGAGTTTCTTCGTTCAGACCAACGATTTCGACCTCGTCGCCGACTTTGACCGTACCACGCTCTACGCGGCCCGTAGCAACCGTACCGCGGCCCGTGATCGTGAATACGTCCTCGACCGGCATGAGGAACGGCTTGTCAATGTCACGCTCAGGCGTCGGGATGTAGGAGTCGATTGCCTCGAACAGCTCGACGATTTTTTGAGCCCATTCGCCGTCCGGATTTTGCAGAGCTTCGCGAGCGGAACCGCGAATGATCGGCGTTTCGTCGCCCGGGAACTCGTATTCGTTCAGCAGGTCGCGAACTTCCATCTCAACCAGTTCCAGCAGCTCTTCGTCCTCAACCACGTCGCATTTGTTCAGGAATACGACGATGTACGGAACGCCTACTTGGCGGGAGAGCAGGATGTGCTCGCGAGTTTGCGGCATCGGGCCGTCCGCAGCGGATACGACGAGGATCGCGCCGTCCATTTGCGCAGCACCGGTGATCATGTTTTTAACGTAGTCGGCGTGTCCCGGGCAATCAACGTGAGCGTAGTGACGGTTTGCCGTCTCGTACTCAACGTGTGCCGTGGAGATCGTGATACCGCGTTCGCGTTCTTCCGGAGCTTTGTCGATTTGGTCGAAAGCAACGGCATTACCGCCGTATTTTTTCGCCAAAACCGTGGTGATTGCAGCCGTCAGCGTCGTTTTGCCGTGGTCGACGTGACCGATCGTACCGATGTTAACGTGAGGCTTTGTACGTTCAAACTTTGCCTTTGCCATTCGAATCGATTCCTCCTCGGAATAGGATTATTAGATTAAGCGCCTTGTTTCTTTGCGATGATTTCATCGGCAATAGACTTCGGCACTTCTTCATAGTGGGAGATTTCCATCGAGTACACGCCGCGGCCTTGCGTACGCGAACGCAGTGTCGTGGAATAACCGAACATCTCGGACAGCGGAACTTTCGCGCGGATGATTTGCGCGCCCGCACGGGAGTCCATGCCCTCGATGCGGCCCCGGCGGGAGTTCAGGTCGCCCATTACGTCGCCCATATACTCCTCCGGAACGGTTACTTCGACTTTCATGATCGGCTCGAGCAGCACAGGATTACATTTGTCCTTAGCCGCTTTGAGCGCCAACGAACCGGCGATTTTGAACGCCATCTCGCTGGAGTCGACGTCATGGTAAGATCCGTCGAAGATCGTGGCTTTGATATCGACGAGCGGGAATCCGGCGAGAACGCCGTTTTTCATCGCTTCTTCGATACCGGCTTGTACCGGTGCGATATATTCTTTCGGTACTACGCCGCCGACGATTTTGTTCTCGAACACGAAGCCGGTACCCGGCTCCAGCGGTTCGAATTCGATCCAGACGTGGCCGTATTGACCGCGGCCGCCGGACTGGCGAACGAACTTGCCTTCGACTTGCGCAGATTTGCGGAACGTCTCGCGGTAAGCGACTTGCGGCTTGCCGACGTTCGTCTCCACTTTGAACTCGCGAAGCATACGGTCGACGATGATCTCCAGATGGAGCTCGCCCATCCCTTGGATGATCGTCTGCCCGGTTTCCTCATCCGTATAGAAGCGGAAGGTCGGGTCTTCTTCGGCGAGTTTGGACAGCGCGTTGGCCATTTTGTCTTGGTCGGCTTTGGCTTTCGGCTCGACCGCGATGGAGATAACCGGTTCCGGGAAGTTCATCGATTCCAGGATAACCGGATGTTTCTCGTCGCACAGCGTATCGCCGGTGATCGTATCCTTCAGGCCTACGGCCGCAGCGATATCGCCCGCGTACACTTCGCTGATCTCCTGACGGTGGTTCGCGTGCATCTGGAGAATCCGTCCGATCCGTTCGCGCTTGCCTTTGGTGGCATTCAGCACGTAGGAACCGGAGTTCAGAACGCCGGAATATACGCGAATGAACGTCAGCCGGCCGACATACGGGTCGGTCGCGATTTTGAACGCCAGCGCGGCGAACGGTTGATCGTCAGCCGACTTGCGCGTAACTTCGGTGCCGTCTTCCAGAACGCCCTTGATATCCGGGACGTCCACCGGAGAAGGCAGGTATTCGATGACGGCGTCCAGCATGAGCTGAACCCCTTTGTTTTTGTACGAAGAGCCGCAGATGACCGGGAAGATTTTCACTTCGCAGACACCTTTGCGCAGCGTCGCTTTCAGTTCCTCTTTGGTGATCTCTTCGCCTTCGAGGTACTTGAGCATCAGCTCTTCGTCCAGCTCGGCAACCTTCTCGACGAGTTCCGTGCGGAGTTCTTCGGCTTTCGCTTTGTACTCCTCCGGAATCTCCGTACGCTCGATCTCTTTGCCGAGATCGTCTTTGTAGATATAGGCGCATTGCTCGATCAGGTCGATGATGCCGACGAAATCGGCTTCGGCGCCGATCGGCAATTGGATGGCGACAGCGTTCGCTTTCAGGCGGTCGCGCATCTGATCGATAACGGACAGGAAGTCCGCCCCGATGATATCCATTTTGTTGACGTATGCGATCCGCGGAACGCCGTAGCGGTCAGCTTGACGCCATACCGTCTCGGACTGCGGCTCAACGCCTTCTTTGGCGCTGAATACGCCTACTGCTCCGTCCAACACGCGCAGGGAGCGTTCGACTTCTACCGTGAAGTCGACGTGTCCCGGGGTATCGATGATGTTGATCCGGTGACCTTTCCATTGGCAAGTCGTAGCGGCGGACGTAATCGTGATTCCGCGCTCCTGTTCTTGCTCCATCCAGTCCATCGTCGCAGCGCCTTCGTGCACTTCGCCGATTTTGTGGGTACGGCCCGTATAGAACAGAATCCGTTCCGTCGTGGTGGTCTTGCCGGCATCGATGTGAGCCATGATCCCGATATTACGCGTGTCTTTTAAGGAGAACTCTCTGGGCATAGTTGTGTCTCCTCTCAAGATTACCAGCGGTAGTGAGCAAACGCTTTGTTCGCTTCTGCCATTTTGTGCGTGTCTTCGCGTTTTTTGACAGATGCGCCGGTGCTGTTGCTAGCGTCGATGATCTCGTTCGCCAGACGCTCTTCCATCGTTTTCTCCCCGCGCAGGCGAGCGTAGTTGACCAGCCAGCGGAGGCCGAGCGACACGCGGCGGTCCGGTTTAACCTCGATCGGCACTTGATAGTTCGCGCCGCCTACCCGGCGGGCTTTAACCTCGAGAACCGGCATGATGTTTTTCAGAGCGGCTTCGAACACTTCCATCGGATCGCGTCCGGTGCGTTCTTTCACCTTCTCGAATGCGTTATACAGAATGCTCTGCGCAACACCGCGCTTGCCGTCGATCATCAGGCGGTTGATGAGACGAGTCACCAGCTTGCTGTTGTAGATCGGATCCGGCAGCACGTCGCGCTTCGGAACAGGACCTTTACGTGGCATAGTTATCCCCCTTTCTGCTCATGTTCAAACCTGGATAAGGTCGAACTTCACGCCGGCCGCTTATTTTTTAGCGGCTTTCGGACGTTTCGCTCCGTATTTGGAACGGCCTTGCATCCGGTTGTTCACGCCCGCCGTATCCAGCGCACCGCGAACGATGTGGTAACGGACACCCGGCAGGTCTTTAACCCGGCCGCCGCGAATCAACACGACGCTGTGCTCCTGCAGGTTGTGGCCGATTCCCGGGATATAAGCCGTGACCTCGACTTTGTTGGTCAAGCGCACACGGGCATATTTCCGAAGAGCGGAGTTCGGCTTCTTCGGGGTCATCGTGCCAACACGAGTGCAGACGCCGCGTTTTTGCGGAGCGCTCAGGTTGGTTTGTTCGCGTTTCAGGGCGTTGAACCCTTTTTGCAGAGCCGGCGATTTCGATTTGACGACTTTCGCCTGACGGCCCTTGCGTACGAGCTGGTTAATCGTTGGCATTTGGGCTCCTCCTTCCATGCGGAAATATCGATTCAACGTGCTCTTCTTCAAGTCCACAGATCCAGGTGTTCGCTGCGAGACAAAAGGAAAGGCTTTGTACAGTTGTCCGAACTTGACCGGCCAACCGCCAAATCCTTCATGGTTCCGTCTTAACGATAGCCGCCATCGCCGCGCCAACGTCGATGCCGCAGGCTCTTCCGAGCTGCTTCATGCTTTCGGCGTACACAATGGGGATTCCCGTTTTCTTACACAGGCTTACGATCTTACTCGTAAGGCGCGGATCTGCATCCTTGGCGATGAACACTTCGCTCGCCTTGCCTTCTTCGACTACCTTGGTAGTCTGCTTGGTGCCGATCGACAATTGGGCAGCTTGCTTCAGATGTTCTAACAATCGTCAACATCTCCCAACGCAAATGGCTCGCATACAGGCACACTTCGATATATTAGCATCTGGCGATCGCAGTGTCAAGAAGCACTCGACGGTTGTTTCGCCCGTCCTCCATCCGCCAAATCATGGGTCATCCGGGCCGCCGAACGCGCGTTGCCGCCCTTCGGGACATGGCGACACGCTTCGATCCTTTGCGGCATTTCCCGTATTCGCGGCGCATAGCCGAAGCCGCCATCCCCGTGCTTGGCGATGACGGCCCGGACGCGGCTTCTATCACATCTCGACCGCAACGGCCTCCGGTTCCGCATCCTGCTGCGGTTCCTCCGGCACGTTCGGATCGATGACCTTGATGCTGCGGTAGCGATTCATGCCGGTTCCGGCCGGAATCAGCTTGCCGATAATGACGTTCTCCTTGAGTCCGAGCAGTTGATCGACCTTGCCCTTGATCGCGGCGTCGGTCAACACGCGAGTCGTCTCTTGGAAGGAGGCCGCCGACAGGAACGAATCCGTCTCCAGCGACGCCTTGGTAATCCCGAGCAGAACCGGTTTGGCGACGGCCGGCTCGCGGCCTGCCAGAAGCGCCTCGCGGTTCGCGCTCTCGTACTCGTGCATATCGACGAAGGAGCCCGGCAGCAGCTTGGTGTCGCCGCTGTCGACGATCCGGATTTTGCGGAGCATCTGCCGGATCATGACCTCGATGTGCTTGTCGTTAATTTCTACGCCCTGGTTCCGGTAGACGCGCTGAACTTCCTGAAGGATGTAGTTCTGCACGCCGCGGATGCCTTTGATGCGGAGCATTTCTTTCGGATCGATCGAACCGTCCGTCAGCTCGTCGCCCGCCTCGATCGTCTGGCCGACCAGGACACGCAGACGGGAACCGTATGGCACCGCGTACACTTTGGATTCCGCTTCGCCTTCGATGACGATCTCGCGGCGATCCTTCGCTTCGCGGATTTCCTTCACGACGCCGTCGATTTCGGAGATCATCGCCTGGCCTTTCGGGTTGCGCGCCTCGAACAGCTCCTGGATACGCGGCAAACCTTGGGTGATGTCGTCGCCCGCGACGCCCCCGGTGTGGAACGTACGCATCGTCAACTGCGTGCCGGGCTCGCCGATGGACTGCGCCGCGATAATGCCGACCGCTTCGCCGATCTCGACGAATTTGCCCGTCGCCAGGTTCCGGCCGTAGCATTTTTTGCAGACGCCGTGGCGCGTGCGGCAGCTAAGCACCGATCGAATCTGGATCTTTTCGATGCCCGCCTTGACGATGGCGTCGGCAATCGCCGAGTCGATCAGCTCGTTGCGGCGGACGATGATTTCGCCCGTCTCCGGGTGTTTGACCGTCTCGAACGCGTAGCGGCCTTCGATCCGGTCGTACAAATCCTCGATAACCTCTTTGCCGTCGTGGATTTTGCCGACGACGAAACCTTTGTCCGTACCGCAGTCCTCCTCGCGGACGATGACGTCCTGCGCGACGTCGACCAGACGGCGGGTCAGATAACCCGAGTCGGCCGTACGCAGGGCGGTGTCGGCGAGACCTTTCCGCGCGCCGTGGGTGGAGATGAAGTACTCCAGGACCGTCAGGCCTTCGCGGAAGTTCGAGCGAATCGGAAGCTCGTAGATCCGGCCGGTCGGCGTCGCCATCAGTCCGCGCATGCCGCCCAGCTGCGTGATCTGCGATTTGTTACCCCGCGCTTTGGACTCGACCATCATGTTGATCGAATTGAACTTGTCGAGGGACTTCATCAGGATGTCCGTGATTTCGTCCTTCGCTTTGCCCCAGATCGCGATGACGCGGTCGTAGCGCTCCTCGTCGGTGATCAGACCGCGGCGGAACTGATTCGTAACCGCGCGGACTTTCTCGTCGGATTCTTTCAGGATGCGGGCTTTCTCCTGCGGCACGACAACGTCCGCGACCGCAACCGTAATCCCCGCGCGGGTCGAATACGTAAAGCCGTTTTGCTTGATTTTGTCTAGAATGATCGACGTCTCCATCGTCTGGTAGCGACGGAAGCACTCGGCGATAATCGCTCCGAGGAAGTCTTTGCCGACAGAGCCTCTGACAGGGGCTTTCCGGATAAACTCCTGGATGTTCGCGCCTTTTTCGAAGATGAAATATTCATCCGGCGTTCCGTTCAACAGGTTGGTCTTCGTCGCCTCGTTGAGGTACGGGAAGTCGCTCGGGAATATTTCGTTGAAAATAATTTTGCCGATCGTCGTCACGAGCAAAGCTTTTTGCTGGCGTTCCGTGAACGACGTTTTGTTCAGCGCCTTGGCCGGAATCGCGATGCGCGCGTGCAGCGACGCGATGCCGCGCTGGTACGCGCTGATCGCTTCGTGCGTCGTGCGGAACACAAGACCCGTACCTTCCGCCTCCGGATTGTCCATCGTCAGATAGAAGCTGCCGAGGACCATGTCCTGCGAAGGCGTAACGACAGGTTTGCCGTCCTTCGGGTTCAGGATGTTGCCGGCGGCCAGCATGAGGATGCGGGCTTCCGCTTGCGCTTCCGCCGACAGCGGCACGTGAACGGCCATCTGGTCGCCGTCGAAGTCGGCGTTGTACGCCGTACAGACGAGCGGGTGCAGCTTGATGGCGCGGCCTTCGACCAGAATCGGCTCGAACGCCTGGATACCGAGGCGGTGAAGCGTCGGAGCGCGGTTCAGCAGAACCGGATGCTCCTTGATGACTTCCTCCAGCACGTCCCAGACTTCGGGGCTGACTCTCTCGACCTTGCGCTTGGCGCTCTTGATGTTGTGCGCAAGCCCTTTG harbors:
- the rpsG gene encoding 30S ribosomal protein S7; amino-acid sequence: MPRKGPVPKRDVLPDPIYNSKLVTRLINRLMIDGKRGVAQSILYNAFEKVKERTGRDPMEVFEAALKNIMPVLEVKARRVGGANYQVPIEVKPDRRVSLGLRWLVNYARLRGEKTMEERLANEIIDASNSTGASVKKREDTHKMAEANKAFAHYRW
- the rpoC gene encoding DNA-directed RNA polymerase subunit beta'; its protein translation is MLDVNNFEFMKIGLASPDKIRSWSRGEVKKPETINYRTLKPEKEGLFCEKIFGPTKDWECHCGKYKRVRYKGVVCDRCGVEVTRQKVRRERMGHIELAAPVSHIWYFKGIPSRMGLALDMSPRSLEEIIYFASYVVTDPGDTPLEKKQLLSEKEYRSYREKYGYAFQAGMGAEAVKKLLQEIDIEREVEMLKEELKTAQGQRRNRAIKRLEVMEAFRNSGNRPEWMVLDVLPVIPPELRPMVQLDGGRFATSDLNDLYRRVINRNNRLKRLLDLGAPDIIVQNEKRMLQEAVDALIDNGRRGRPVTGPGNRPLKSLSHMLKGKQGRFRQNLLGKRVDYSGRSVIVVGPSLKMYQCGLPKEMALELFKPFVMKELVNKGLAHNIKSAKRKVERVSPEVWDVLEEVIKEHPVLLNRAPTLHRLGIQAFEPILVEGRAIKLHPLVCTAYNADFDGDQMAVHVPLSAEAQAEARILMLAAGNILNPKDGKPVVTPSQDMVLGSFYLTMDNPEAEGTGLVFRTTHEAISAYQRGIASLHARIAIPAKALNKTSFTERQQKALLVTTIGKIIFNEIFPSDFPYLNEATKTNLLNGTPDEYFIFEKGANIQEFIRKAPVRGSVGKDFLGAIIAECFRRYQTMETSIILDKIKQNGFTYSTRAGITVAVADVVVPQEKARILKESDEKVRAVTNQFRRGLITDEERYDRVIAIWGKAKDEITDILMKSLDKFNSINMMVESKARGNKSQITQLGGMRGLMATPTGRIYELPIRSNFREGLTVLEYFISTHGARKGLADTALRTADSGYLTRRLVDVAQDVIVREEDCGTDKGFVVGKIHDGKEVIEDLYDRIEGRYAFETVKHPETGEIIVRRNELIDSAIADAIVKAGIEKIQIRSVLSCRTRHGVCKKCYGRNLATGKFVEIGEAVGIIAAQSIGEPGTQLTMRTFHTGGVAGDDITQGLPRIQELFEARNPKGQAMISEIDGVVKEIREAKDRREIVIEGEAESKVYAVPYGSRLRVLVGQTIEAGDELTDGSIDPKEMLRIKGIRGVQNYILQEVQRVYRNQGVEINDKHIEVMIRQMLRKIRIVDSGDTKLLPGSFVDMHEYESANREALLAGREPAVAKPVLLGITKASLETDSFLSAASFQETTRVLTDAAIKGKVDQLLGLKENVIIGKLIPAGTGMNRYRSIKVIDPNVPEEPQQDAEPEAVAVEM
- the fusA gene encoding elongation factor G, with product MPREFSLKDTRNIGIMAHIDAGKTTTTERILFYTGRTHKIGEVHEGAATMDWMEQEQERGITITSAATTCQWKGHRINIIDTPGHVDFTVEVERSLRVLDGAVGVFSAKEGVEPQSETVWRQADRYGVPRIAYVNKMDIIGADFLSVIDQMRDRLKANAVAIQLPIGAEADFVGIIDLIEQCAYIYKDDLGKEIERTEIPEEYKAKAEELRTELVEKVAELDEELMLKYLEGEEITKEELKATLRKGVCEVKIFPVICGSSYKNKGVQLMLDAVIEYLPSPVDVPDIKGVLEDGTEVTRKSADDQPFAALAFKIATDPYVGRLTFIRVYSGVLNSGSYVLNATKGKRERIGRILQMHANHRQEISEVYAGDIAAAVGLKDTITGDTLCDEKHPVILESMNFPEPVISIAVEPKAKADQDKMANALSKLAEEDPTFRFYTDEETGQTIIQGMGELHLEIIVDRMLREFKVETNVGKPQVAYRETFRKSAQVEGKFVRQSGGRGQYGHVWIEFEPLEPGTGFVFENKIVGGVVPKEYIAPVQAGIEEAMKNGVLAGFPLVDIKATIFDGSYHDVDSSEMAFKIAGSLALKAAKDKCNPVLLEPIMKVEVTVPEEYMGDVMGDLNSRRGRIEGMDSRAGAQIIRAKVPLSEMFGYSTTLRSRTQGRGVYSMEISHYEEVPKSIADEIIAKKQGA
- a CDS encoding ribosomal L7Ae/L30e/S12e/Gadd45 family protein produces the protein MLEHLKQAAQLSIGTKQTTKVVEEGKASEVFIAKDADPRLTSKIVSLCKKTGIPIVYAESMKQLGRACGIDVGAAMAAIVKTEP
- the rpsL gene encoding 30S ribosomal protein S12, producing the protein MPTINQLVRKGRQAKVVKSKSPALQKGFNALKREQTNLSAPQKRGVCTRVGTMTPKKPNSALRKYARVRLTNKVEVTAYIPGIGHNLQEHSVVLIRGGRVKDLPGVRYHIVRGALDTAGVNNRMQGRSKYGAKRPKAAKK
- the tuf gene encoding elongation factor Tu, encoding MAKAKFERTKPHVNIGTIGHVDHGKTTLTAAITTVLAKKYGGNAVAFDQIDKAPEERERGITISTAHVEYETANRHYAHVDCPGHADYVKNMITGAAQMDGAILVVSAADGPMPQTREHILLSRQVGVPYIVVFLNKCDVVEDEELLELVEMEVRDLLNEYEFPGDETPIIRGSAREALQNPDGEWAQKIVELFEAIDSYIPTPERDIDKPFLMPVEDVFTITGRGTVATGRVERGTVKVGDEVEIVGLNEETRKTVVTGVEMFRKLLDSAQAGDNIGALLRGVDRKDIERGQVLAKVGSVKPHTNFTSQIYVLTKEEGGRHKPFFSGYRPQFYFRTTDVTGIITLPEGTEMVMPGDNVTVSVELISPIAIEEGTRFAIREGGRTVGAGAVATITK
- the rplW gene encoding 50S ribosomal protein L23, producing MKSPYDIIKRPVITEQTTDLMNIKRYVFEVDLRASKTEIKSAIEQIFKVKVTKVNTMRVPGKPKRYGKYSGYTSEWKKAIVQLSEDSKALEFFESV
- the rplC gene encoding 50S ribosomal protein L3 — translated: MKGILGKKLGMTQVFTAEGNVVPVTVIQAGPCVVLQKKDVETDGYEAIQLGFADQKEKNATKPAIGHAKKAGTTPKRYIKEIRGVNLSEYEVGQEIKADIFAEGELVDVTGTSKGKGFAGSIKRHGMSRGPMAHGSKYHRGSGSLATHRDANRVPKGKKLPGHMGVDTVTIQKLEIIKVDAERNVILVKGSVPGPKNSFVSVKLTVKQ
- the rplD gene encoding 50S ribosomal protein L4; this translates as MPKVAVYNVSGAQVGEIELDDSVFGIQPHAHAVHEAVLLQQASLRAGTHKVKGRSEVRGGGRKPWRQKGTGRARQGSIRAPQWKGGGVVFGPTPRSYAFKLPKKVRRLAIKSALSSKVADSNIIVLDQLQLAQAKTKEFATILKNLKVERKALVVALEHDENLALSARNLQGVKVVAADGINVLDVVAHDKLIITKDAVAKVEEVFA
- the rpsJ gene encoding 30S ribosomal protein S10, producing the protein MAKKQKIRIRLKAYDHRVLDQSAEKIVETAKRSGASVSGPIPLPTEKQIITILRAVHKYKDSREQFEMRTHKRLIDIINPTPQTVDALMRLDLPSGVDIEIKL
- the rpsS gene encoding 30S ribosomal protein S19; amino-acid sequence: MGRSLKKGPFVDDYLLKKVEAMNNGGKKAVIKTWSRRSTIFPQFVGHTFGVYDGRKHVPVYVTEDMVGHKLGEFAPTRTYRGHADDDKKTGKR
- the rplB gene encoding 50S ribosomal protein L2, producing the protein MPVKKFKPTSPGRRQMTVSTFEEITASKPEKSLLAPLSKKAGRNNQGKITVRHIGGGHKRKYRLIDFKRNKDGIPGRVATIEYDPNRTANIALIHYVDGEKRYILAPKGLKVGDQVVSGPDADIKVGNALPLENIPVGTIIHNIELKPGKGGQLVRAAGTEAQLLGKEDQYVVVRLSSGEMRRILKVCRATIGSVGNEDHELVKIGKAGRSRWMGKRPVVRGVVMNPVDHPHGGGEGRAPIGRKSPMSPWGKPTLGYKTRKKNKASSQYIIRGRTK